In Bradyrhizobium lablabi, one DNA window encodes the following:
- a CDS encoding helix-turn-helix domain-containing protein, with amino-acid sequence MEWSAKQCQTDQPFGSWADDLANAFVQLEPRKIIEHPFQGSISRTDAAPIQISRVTATKHRVLRLRSHIARSSDDLCFINLQLEGVGRYTQRGHEQICGPGDLAVADTTEPFEIANGRDFQLFCFAVPRHLLPSNFSERPRLTLSATEGGRALSRTLAGYAELCLSLQAPSEMAALSGAHIVDLIFHATGVLAEGVSERTNAPVLLSMMLDHIDRNSDDPSISAATLARKFHCSQRYVHKLFSETGRSVGEHVTGKRILVCTRNLLDNHKNKTIAEIAFAAGFRDISHFNRLFKRANGATPREFRRTMSSSSG; translated from the coding sequence ATGGAGTGGTCGGCAAAACAGTGTCAAACGGATCAGCCCTTTGGCAGCTGGGCTGACGATCTCGCGAACGCTTTCGTCCAACTGGAGCCGCGCAAAATAATCGAGCATCCTTTCCAAGGGTCGATATCCAGGACTGACGCTGCTCCCATCCAGATTTCCCGCGTCACGGCAACCAAACACAGGGTTCTGCGCTTGCGTTCCCACATAGCGCGCAGTAGCGACGATCTGTGCTTTATCAATCTTCAACTTGAAGGGGTGGGCCGCTACACGCAGCGCGGTCACGAGCAGATCTGCGGGCCGGGAGATCTTGCTGTCGCGGACACGACGGAGCCGTTCGAAATCGCAAATGGTCGTGATTTTCAACTATTTTGCTTTGCCGTACCGAGGCATCTGCTGCCGAGCAATTTTTCCGAGCGGCCGCGGCTGACCCTGTCTGCGACAGAAGGAGGCCGTGCCCTCTCCCGCACGCTCGCAGGTTATGCCGAACTTTGCCTCAGCTTACAGGCACCTTCGGAAATGGCTGCCCTCAGCGGCGCACACATTGTCGATCTGATTTTTCATGCAACTGGTGTGCTCGCAGAAGGGGTGTCCGAGCGGACCAACGCCCCCGTATTGTTGTCGATGATGCTGGACCATATTGATCGTAATAGCGACGATCCCAGCATTTCCGCTGCGACCCTGGCGCGAAAATTTCATTGCTCGCAGCGCTATGTGCACAAGCTGTTTTCCGAGACGGGTCGGTCGGTTGGAGAGCACGTAACCGGCAAGCGGATTCTTGTCTGCACCCGTAATTTGCTCGACAATCACAAAAACAAAACGATAGCGGAAATCGCGTTCGCTGCGGGCTTTCGGGATATTTCGCACTTCAACCGGCTGTTCAAGCGCGCCAATGGCGCGACACCCCGAGAGTTTCGTCGCACCATGAGTTCGAGCTCTGGCTAA
- a CDS encoding sensor domain-containing diguanylate cyclase, whose protein sequence is MRFGRRKNNASRPWLLSAKLLIASSVVTVIGFSAICASVMLDMRRGEEELARQTLENLASGIEADISRNIELYDLSLRAVASNVVMPEIRDVSREVRHLILFDHAATAKYFGAIQVFDAEGRLTNDASTLDPVREDRSDEEYFRVHRDGPDVGLYISRPMLHRGAYSIVLSRRISGADRSFLGVVAGSIRFSYFHDLFGRLKLGPGDTITVLRTDRTIIMRTPFDLDVIGKNLAERPNWNPANLQNTGSYSGAGPVDPIPRMYVRRSGSSPLFVVVGKPLDSIFGLWRTEATRIAGIMLALTVFVIAVTLFLAREITRRALAEDKLEELATTDALTGLKNRRKFDAEIDSEWRRATRQKMPLALLMIDADHFKSYNDSFGHQAGDEVLIGIAICISDSVRRAGDCAARYGGEEFAVLLPGVSPADALRIAETIRLKVQQWSGGPTPTTVSIGIASLTPSAALDRTILVEAADKALYAAKANGRNQSALASFPQLSLVA, encoded by the coding sequence ATGCGATTTGGACGGCGCAAAAATAATGCCAGCCGGCCCTGGCTGCTATCGGCGAAGCTCTTGATCGCCTCATCGGTGGTGACGGTGATCGGCTTCTCCGCGATTTGCGCCAGCGTCATGCTCGACATGCGCCGTGGCGAGGAAGAACTGGCGCGCCAAACGCTTGAAAATCTTGCTTCCGGCATCGAGGCCGACATTAGCCGCAACATCGAGCTTTACGACCTGTCGCTGCGCGCGGTTGCGAGCAACGTGGTGATGCCGGAAATCAGGGACGTCAGCAGGGAGGTCCGGCATCTGATCCTGTTCGATCATGCCGCGACCGCGAAATATTTCGGCGCGATCCAGGTGTTCGACGCCGAGGGACGGTTGACCAACGACGCCTCAACACTCGATCCGGTGCGGGAGGATCGCAGCGACGAAGAGTATTTTCGGGTTCATCGCGATGGACCCGACGTCGGCCTTTATATCAGCCGCCCGATGCTGCATCGCGGCGCCTATTCCATCGTGCTGAGCCGCCGCATCAGCGGCGCCGACAGAAGCTTTCTCGGCGTGGTCGCCGGCTCGATCCGCTTTTCCTATTTTCACGACCTGTTCGGCCGGCTGAAACTCGGCCCGGGCGATACCATCACCGTCCTGCGCACCGACCGCACCATCATCATGCGGACGCCGTTCGACCTCGACGTCATCGGCAAGAATCTGGCGGAGCGGCCGAACTGGAACCCGGCGAATTTGCAGAATACCGGATCATATTCGGGCGCGGGCCCGGTCGATCCCATCCCGCGCATGTACGTCCGGCGCAGCGGCTCTAGTCCGCTGTTCGTTGTGGTCGGAAAGCCGCTGGACAGCATCTTTGGCCTGTGGCGCACCGAAGCAACCCGGATCGCCGGCATCATGCTGGCGCTGACTGTCTTCGTGATCGCGGTGACGCTGTTCCTGGCGCGTGAGATTACCCGCCGCGCGCTGGCCGAGGACAAGCTTGAGGAGCTTGCAACCACCGACGCGCTGACCGGGTTGAAGAACCGGCGCAAATTCGACGCCGAGATCGATTCCGAGTGGCGCCGCGCCACCCGCCAGAAAATGCCGCTGGCGCTGTTGATGATCGATGCCGACCACTTCAAGTCCTACAACGACAGCTTTGGGCATCAGGCCGGCGACGAGGTGCTGATCGGCATCGCCATCTGCATTTCGGATTCGGTGCGGCGCGCCGGCGACTGCGCCGCGCGTTATGGCGGCGAGGAGTTTGCCGTGCTGTTGCCGGGGGTCTCACCCGCGGACGCGCTGCGGATCGCCGAAACCATCCGGCTGAAAGTTCAGCAATGGTCCGGTGGACCGACGCCGACGACCGTCAGCATCGGCATTGCCAGCCTGACGCCGTCGGCGGCATTGGATCGGACGATTTTGGTGGAAGCCGCCGACAAGGCGCTCTACGCCGCCAAGGCCAATGGCCGCAACCAGTCGGCGCTGGCGAGTTTTCCGCAGCTCTCGCTGGTGGCGTGA
- a CDS encoding CsbD family protein produces MNKDRIAGSAKDFAGKVEGAAGDIAGDAQTKAAGRAREAAGTVQNLYGQAKDAAREASDTVASQARDVYEHSGETLRDGTQAVARKVQDNPLGALLVAAGIGFALALFMTRPPRRPPPRWRYRY; encoded by the coding sequence ATGAACAAGGATCGAATTGCCGGATCGGCAAAGGATTTCGCCGGTAAGGTCGAAGGCGCTGCCGGCGATATCGCAGGCGATGCCCAGACCAAGGCCGCGGGCCGCGCCCGCGAGGCGGCAGGCACCGTGCAGAACCTGTACGGCCAGGCAAAGGACGCCGCGCGCGAAGCCAGCGATACCGTCGCCAGCCAGGCGAGGGACGTCTACGAGCACAGCGGCGAGACTCTTCGCGACGGTACGCAGGCGGTAGCGAGGAAGGTGCAGGACAATCCGCTCGGTGCGCTGTTGGTCGCGGCCGGTATCGGATTTGCGCTGGCGCTATTCATGACGCGCCCGCCGCGGCGGCCGCCGCCACGCTGGCGCTATCGATATTAG
- a CDS encoding DUF7662 domain-containing protein, whose amino-acid sequence MNDYDALRDYLKKQKLPEFVLSFEQIEEIIDAALPRAAHRASWWETLRSPQEKMPQREACLAGGYIATRQADGKSVRFKRMK is encoded by the coding sequence GTGAACGACTACGACGCGCTGCGCGATTATTTGAAGAAGCAGAAGCTGCCGGAATTCGTGCTGAGCTTCGAGCAGATCGAGGAGATCATCGACGCCGCGCTGCCGCGCGCCGCGCATCGCGCGTCGTGGTGGGAGACGCTGCGCAGCCCGCAGGAGAAGATGCCGCAACGTGAAGCCTGCCTCGCCGGCGGCTACATCGCGACACGGCAGGCCGATGGCAAGAGCGTGCGGTTCAAGCGGATGAAGTGA
- a CDS encoding SGNH/GDSL hydrolase family protein yields MNQKNSFLRLFTETGPLVALAVAIALLVGIAGPASAQFFNFGGFGGPPRPQPRSNGGFGGGGGWFGGDLFAPFQQQAPKRPVENFSKAPPPEKRENATAPERNVVVLGDAMADWLAYGLEYAYTEQPDMGVIRRSKTVSGLIKYQPKGDPADWAAAAKGILANEKPDAIVVMLGLNDRVALREPAVDKSDSKSSDKKTGDKGDKKDAKAKPDAKPSDGKPGDAAAAKPEDKPVDTELAPEDADNDAPPAIAPEKSARSPNGLYEFREERWVELYTKKIEEMIAVMKSKGVPVLWVGLPAVRGAKATSDMLFLDALYRDAAGKAGITYVDVWDGFVDEAGRFVQKGPDFEGQMRQLRTYDGVYFTERGARKLAHYVEREVTRLLAARSAPITLPTEPATPDANALPGQPAPRPLAGPILPLVASSVGTDQLLGGPGSRPAAVDALAARTLVKGEPLAPPAGRADDFVWPRREVGREQAKGETPVASVAPDGTVAAPGAPAAPLKPKKPAPSQSGAPPRNFFGFGNAPRQPQFAPRPPGNVPRPPANVGRSAGLPGFW; encoded by the coding sequence ATGAACCAGAAAAACTCCTTTTTGCGCCTGTTCACCGAGACCGGTCCGCTGGTCGCGCTGGCCGTGGCGATCGCGCTGTTGGTGGGGATCGCCGGCCCGGCCTCCGCGCAGTTTTTCAATTTCGGCGGCTTTGGCGGGCCGCCGCGGCCGCAACCGCGCAGCAATGGCGGATTCGGCGGTGGCGGCGGCTGGTTCGGCGGCGATCTGTTCGCGCCATTCCAGCAGCAGGCGCCGAAGCGGCCGGTGGAGAATTTTTCCAAGGCGCCGCCGCCGGAGAAGCGCGAGAACGCGACCGCGCCGGAGCGCAACGTCGTGGTGCTCGGCGACGCCATGGCCGACTGGCTCGCTTATGGTCTCGAGTACGCCTACACCGAACAGCCCGACATGGGCGTGATCCGCCGGAGCAAGACCGTCTCCGGGCTCATCAAGTATCAGCCCAAGGGCGATCCGGCCGATTGGGCCGCCGCCGCCAAGGGCATCCTCGCCAACGAGAAGCCGGACGCCATCGTCGTGATGCTCGGGCTCAACGACCGCGTCGCGCTGCGCGAGCCGGCGGTCGATAAATCCGACAGCAAGTCGTCGGACAAGAAGACTGGCGACAAGGGCGACAAGAAGGACGCCAAGGCCAAGCCCGACGCCAAGCCTTCGGATGGAAAACCCGGCGACGCCGCCGCTGCAAAACCGGAAGACAAGCCGGTCGATACCGAATTGGCTCCGGAGGATGCCGATAATGACGCGCCGCCGGCGATCGCACCGGAAAAAAGCGCGCGCTCGCCGAACGGCCTCTACGAGTTTCGCGAGGAGCGCTGGGTCGAGCTCTACACCAAGAAAATCGAAGAGATGATCGCGGTGATGAAATCCAAGGGCGTGCCGGTATTGTGGGTCGGCCTGCCCGCGGTGCGCGGCGCCAAGGCGACCTCCGACATGCTGTTCCTGGATGCGCTCTATCGCGATGCCGCCGGCAAGGCCGGCATCACCTATGTCGATGTCTGGGACGGTTTTGTCGACGAAGCCGGCCGCTTCGTGCAGAAGGGCCCGGACTTCGAAGGCCAGATGCGCCAATTGCGCACCTATGACGGCGTGTACTTCACCGAGCGCGGCGCGCGAAAACTCGCCCATTATGTCGAGCGCGAGGTCACCCGGCTGTTGGCTGCGCGTTCGGCCCCGATCACGCTGCCGACTGAACCGGCGACCCCTGATGCCAATGCGCTGCCGGGCCAGCCGGCGCCGCGGCCGCTGGCCGGACCGATCCTGCCGCTGGTGGCGTCGTCGGTCGGCACCGATCAATTGCTCGGCGGCCCCGGCTCCCGCCCGGCCGCGGTCGATGCGCTGGCGGCGCGAACGCTGGTCAAGGGCGAGCCGCTGGCGCCGCCGGCCGGCCGCGCCGATGATTTCGTCTGGCCGCGCCGCGAAGTCGGGCGCGAACAGGCCAAGGGCGAAACGCCGGTGGCCTCCGTTGCCCCCGACGGAACGGTCGCCGCGCCGGGCGCGCCGGCAGCGCCACTGAAGCCGAAAAAGCCTGCGCCGAGTCAATCGGGCGCACCGCCGCGGAATTTCTTCGGATTTGGCAACGCGCCGCGTCAGCCTCAATTCGCGCCGCGTCCGCCCGGCAACGTTCCGCGCCCACCGGCCAACGTCGGACGGTCGGCGGGACTACCAGGTTTCTGGTGA
- a CDS encoding acyl-CoA dehydrogenase family protein — translation MAIDFTLTPQQRELQLESRRFAADVLAGAKAAELLPTPEERFLATRPIYEALVAAGFLRKCIPAPAGGENAGLIDMAVMAEEFYSVNASVTLTMLGTVLGLLPILLGGTPEQCSRLLGPFLKKSGAPLAGFCSTEPGGSANAAAPLPGEGVRTVAKLHSDRWIINGRKKWVSSATGWDRKGADILCVVCRTDPDVPPENAISVIAVERPASGIVFERAIDSVGHRAHLTPEFRFENVSVPRHNLLGEEGGGLALTAASFTGTAALVGILGVALMRAAFDFALNFARTERRGGVHPIIEHQAVGYALADAKMMIESARYLSWRACHAVDTQSPAADELAIQAKIYGSETAVRVIIDLMRVVGIDSYDHEAPLGRLLQDALALPIFDGGNMGVRRRQLHTMMKRPDYDPLLASGAA, via the coding sequence ATGGCAATCGACTTTACGCTTACGCCACAGCAGCGCGAGCTCCAGCTCGAATCCCGCCGGTTCGCCGCAGACGTGCTTGCAGGGGCAAAGGCCGCCGAGTTGCTGCCAACCCCAGAGGAGCGATTTCTTGCGACCCGGCCTATCTACGAAGCCCTGGTGGCAGCCGGCTTTTTGCGGAAATGCATTCCGGCTCCGGCAGGTGGCGAGAACGCTGGCCTGATCGACATGGCCGTCATGGCCGAGGAATTCTATAGCGTAAATGCAAGCGTCACCTTGACGATGCTTGGAACTGTGCTCGGTCTTTTGCCGATTTTGCTCGGAGGCACGCCGGAGCAGTGTAGCCGGCTGCTCGGCCCGTTCTTGAAGAAGAGCGGGGCGCCGTTGGCCGGGTTTTGCTCAACCGAACCAGGTGGCAGCGCTAACGCCGCTGCTCCGCTGCCAGGCGAGGGTGTGCGCACCGTCGCCAAACTCCACAGCGACCGCTGGATCATTAATGGCCGAAAGAAGTGGGTTTCCTCGGCGACTGGCTGGGATCGGAAAGGTGCAGACATTTTATGTGTAGTGTGCCGTACCGACCCTGACGTTCCGCCTGAGAACGCCATTTCTGTCATTGCGGTTGAACGACCCGCATCAGGCATCGTCTTTGAGCGCGCAATCGATTCTGTCGGTCACCGTGCGCATCTCACGCCGGAATTCCGTTTCGAGAATGTCTCCGTGCCGCGGCACAATCTGCTCGGGGAGGAGGGTGGCGGTCTCGCGCTGACGGCTGCCAGCTTTACCGGCACCGCGGCGTTGGTCGGAATCCTTGGCGTGGCGTTGATGCGGGCGGCGTTCGACTTCGCGTTGAACTTCGCCCGGACCGAACGGCGTGGCGGCGTTCATCCGATCATCGAGCATCAGGCGGTGGGATATGCGTTGGCCGACGCAAAAATGATGATCGAATCGGCGCGATATCTGAGCTGGCGCGCGTGCCATGCCGTCGACACGCAGTCTCCTGCTGCTGATGAACTTGCGATCCAGGCCAAAATCTACGGCTCCGAGACGGCGGTTCGTGTGATCATCGATCTGATGCGCGTCGTCGGCATCGACAGCTATGATCATGAAGCCCCACTGGGACGTCTTTTGCAGGATGCACTCGCTCTTCCGATCTTCGACGGCGGTAACATGGGTGTCCGCCGGCGTCAGCTTCATACCATGATGAAACGACCGGATTACGATCCGCTACTGGCGAGCGGCGCGGCCTGA
- the galU gene encoding UTP--glucose-1-phosphate uridylyltransferase GalU yields the protein MKIRKAVFPVAGLGTRVLPATKAMPKEMLTIVDKPLIQYVVDEAKEAGIEHFVFVTGRNKGVIEDHFDRMFELDTTLQARGKKAEIEILARDQPEAGAMSFTRQQAPLGLGHAVWCARDIVGNEPFAVVLPDELVLNTPGCLAQMIEAAGKLGEKSNLIAVEEVPAHLTHQYGICGVGKRHAHGNMFEVDGMVEKPPKGTAPSNLSITGRYILQPEIFKILETQERGAGGEIQLTDAMIGLAKTQSFYGVEFEGERHDCGSKAGFLRANIAYGMARAELRDGLREEMKRYLEK from the coding sequence ATGAAAATCCGCAAAGCCGTCTTCCCGGTCGCCGGCCTCGGCACCCGCGTACTGCCCGCCACCAAAGCGATGCCGAAGGAAATGCTGACCATCGTCGACAAGCCCTTGATCCAATATGTGGTCGACGAGGCCAAAGAGGCCGGCATCGAACATTTTGTCTTCGTCACCGGGCGCAACAAGGGCGTGATCGAGGACCATTTCGACCGCATGTTCGAGCTCGACACCACCCTCCAGGCCCGAGGCAAGAAGGCCGAAATCGAAATTCTGGCGCGCGACCAGCCCGAAGCCGGCGCCATGAGTTTTACGCGGCAGCAGGCGCCGCTTGGACTTGGGCACGCGGTGTGGTGCGCCCGCGACATCGTCGGCAACGAGCCGTTCGCGGTGGTGCTGCCGGATGAGCTGGTCTTGAACACGCCGGGCTGCCTTGCGCAAATGATCGAGGCCGCCGGCAAGCTCGGTGAAAAATCCAACCTGATCGCGGTCGAGGAAGTGCCCGCGCATCTCACCCATCAATACGGCATCTGCGGGGTCGGCAAGCGCCATGCCCACGGCAACATGTTCGAGGTCGACGGCATGGTGGAAAAGCCGCCCAAGGGCACCGCGCCGTCCAATCTCTCGATCACCGGGCGCTACATCCTGCAGCCGGAGATTTTCAAGATCCTGGAGACGCAAGAGCGCGGCGCCGGCGGCGAGATCCAGCTTACCGATGCCATGATCGGCCTCGCCAAGACGCAAAGTTTCTACGGCGTCGAGTTCGAGGGCGAGCGGCACGATTGCGGCTCGAAAGCCGGCTTCCTCCGCGCCAATATCGCCTACGGCATGGCCCGCGCGGAGTTGCGCGACGGTTTGCGGGAAGAGATGAAGAGGTATCTGGAGAAGTGA
- a CDS encoding lytic murein transglycosylase, giving the protein MTRPTGRLADRRWSALVLAVALLVSGDARAQSTGGGLSNLFGNIFSGSNSASPAQPQTTPGGNGAPPWSGEDGASGHPLMTASAIRQAAANFGNCVAAMWPDAARRNITQENFQRFTAGLEPDLRIMDLMDSQPEFTKSIWDYLDILVNDNRLAKGKEILAKYKAQFDATEKAYGVDRYAIAAIWGIESNYSTQMGDRSVLQSTATLSCIGRRQAYFKDEFLSALEILNRGDLKPEQMRGSWAGAFGPTQFMPTAFKRYAVDADGDGRRDVVDDPADLIASTANNLKKDGWQTGQTWGYEVVVPQNFNYMLADRAKTMTIAQWEHLGINRAGNQPFPHPTEKAYLLAPAGAEGPGFLMLQNFRVIMKYNPAEAYALAIGHFADRLRGGQPFVQPWPRQERELSRAERLELQQLLAQRGFYRGTPDGQLGGQTREALRSFQASIGAPADGFASSDVLERLRGH; this is encoded by the coding sequence ATGACACGACCGACCGGACGTTTGGCCGACAGGCGATGGAGCGCGCTGGTCCTTGCAGTGGCGCTCCTGGTATCCGGCGACGCCCGCGCGCAGTCCACGGGCGGCGGGCTGTCGAACCTGTTCGGCAACATTTTTTCCGGATCGAACTCCGCTTCCCCCGCGCAACCGCAGACGACACCGGGCGGTAATGGGGCGCCGCCCTGGAGCGGCGAGGACGGCGCCTCTGGCCATCCCCTGATGACGGCGAGCGCGATCCGACAGGCTGCCGCTAATTTCGGCAATTGTGTCGCCGCGATGTGGCCGGACGCTGCGCGCCGCAACATCACGCAAGAGAACTTTCAGCGTTTTACCGCGGGTCTTGAACCCGATCTGCGCATCATGGACCTGATGGATTCGCAGCCGGAATTCACCAAATCGATCTGGGACTATCTCGACATCCTGGTGAATGACAACCGCCTCGCCAAGGGAAAAGAGATCCTCGCCAAGTACAAAGCGCAGTTCGATGCGACCGAAAAAGCCTATGGCGTCGACCGCTATGCGATCGCGGCGATCTGGGGCATTGAGTCGAACTATTCGACGCAAATGGGCGACCGCAGCGTACTGCAATCGACCGCGACGCTTTCCTGCATCGGCCGCCGCCAAGCCTATTTCAAGGACGAGTTCCTCTCGGCGCTCGAAATCCTCAACCGCGGCGATCTCAAGCCGGAACAGATGCGCGGCTCCTGGGCCGGCGCATTCGGGCCCACCCAATTCATGCCGACCGCGTTCAAGCGCTATGCCGTCGATGCCGACGGCGACGGCCGCCGCGACGTCGTCGACGATCCCGCCGATCTGATTGCCTCGACCGCCAATAATCTGAAAAAGGACGGCTGGCAGACCGGCCAAACCTGGGGCTACGAGGTCGTGGTGCCGCAAAACTTCAACTACATGCTGGCGGACCGCGCGAAGACGATGACGATCGCGCAGTGGGAGCATCTCGGCATCAACCGCGCCGGAAACCAACCCTTCCCGCATCCGACCGAGAAAGCCTATCTCTTGGCCCCGGCCGGCGCCGAGGGCCCCGGTTTCCTGATGCTGCAGAATTTTCGCGTGATCATGAAATACAACCCGGCCGAGGCCTATGCGCTGGCGATCGGCCATTTCGCCGACCGCTTGCGCGGCGGTCAGCCGTTCGTGCAGCCCTGGCCACGGCAGGAGCGCGAATTGTCGCGGGCCGAGCGGCTGGAACTGCAGCAGCTTCTGGCCCAGCGCGGTTTTTACCGCGGCACTCCGGATGGGCAACTCGGCGGTCAGACCAGGGAGGCGCTGCGCAGCTTCCAGGCCTCAATCGGGGCGCCGGCGGACGGATTTGCCTCCTCCGACGTGCTGGAGCGGCTCAGGGGGCACTGA
- a CDS encoding selenium-binding family protein has product MTWTPDPSFYPSPRMAMKAGAETLAYVAAFDPDRKRPDAIAVVDVDPKSKSYATIVGTTSMPNAGDELHHFGWNACSSCLCPNAPHPHAERRYLVVPGLRSSRIHILDTKSDPKNPKIVKVIEPDEVADKAGYTRPHTVHCGPEGIYVAALGNREGKGPGGVFLMDHETFDVRGQWEMDRGPQYFAYDAWWHLGHDTLVTSEWGTPDTFENGLIPEVLLGAKYGRRLHFWDLHKRKHLQTIDFGDKYQLVFELRPAHDPTKAYGFVNCVVSLENLSSSIWTWYRDGDKWAVKKVIEIPAEPASEDQLPPLLKGFKAVPPLVTDIDLSMDDRFLYVACWGTGDLQQYDVSDPFNPKLTGKVRIGGIVSRATHPGAKNGALSGGPQMVEISRDGKRVYFTNSLYGAIDPQFYPDGLKGWMVKLDANQNGGIAFDPRFFVEWPAPHRPHQVRLEGGDCSSDSYCYP; this is encoded by the coding sequence ATGACTTGGACACCTGACCCGAGTTTCTACCCCTCCCCGCGCATGGCAATGAAGGCGGGAGCCGAGACGCTAGCCTACGTCGCGGCTTTCGATCCGGACCGAAAGAGGCCGGATGCGATCGCGGTTGTCGATGTGGACCCCAAGTCCAAATCGTACGCGACCATTGTCGGCACGACCTCCATGCCCAATGCCGGCGACGAGCTGCATCACTTCGGCTGGAATGCCTGTTCGTCTTGCCTGTGCCCGAACGCGCCGCACCCGCACGCCGAACGCCGCTACCTCGTTGTGCCGGGGCTGCGATCCTCCCGTATCCATATTCTCGACACCAAGTCCGATCCAAAGAATCCGAAGATCGTCAAGGTGATTGAGCCCGACGAGGTCGCCGACAAGGCGGGCTATACGCGGCCGCATACCGTCCACTGCGGCCCGGAGGGCATCTATGTGGCCGCCCTTGGCAACCGTGAGGGCAAAGGGCCGGGCGGCGTGTTCCTGATGGACCATGAGACCTTCGACGTGCGCGGCCAGTGGGAGATGGACCGGGGTCCGCAGTACTTCGCCTACGATGCCTGGTGGCACCTCGGCCACGATACCCTCGTGACCAGCGAGTGGGGCACGCCCGACACCTTCGAGAACGGCCTCATCCCCGAGGTCCTGCTCGGCGCCAAATACGGCCGGCGGCTGCATTTCTGGGACCTGCACAAGCGCAAGCACCTGCAGACCATCGACTTCGGCGACAAGTACCAGCTCGTATTCGAGCTTCGGCCGGCGCACGACCCAACCAAGGCCTACGGCTTCGTCAACTGTGTTGTGAGCCTGGAGAACCTCTCGTCGTCGATCTGGACCTGGTATCGGGACGGCGACAAATGGGCGGTCAAAAAGGTGATCGAGATCCCGGCCGAGCCCGCGAGCGAGGACCAGCTGCCGCCGCTGCTGAAGGGCTTCAAGGCCGTGCCACCGCTCGTCACCGACATCGATCTGTCGATGGACGACAGGTTCCTCTATGTCGCCTGCTGGGGAACCGGCGACCTGCAGCAGTACGACGTGTCCGACCCATTCAATCCAAAGCTCACGGGAAAGGTACGTATCGGCGGCATCGTCTCGAGGGCGACGCATCCGGGCGCCAAGAACGGAGCGCTGAGCGGCGGTCCGCAGATGGTTGAGATCAGCCGCGACGGCAAGCGCGTGTATTTCACCAACTCGCTCTATGGTGCCATCGATCCACAGTTCTATCCTGACGGGCTTAAGGGGTGGATGGTGAAGCTCGATGCGAACCAGAACGGCGGCATCGCTTTCGATCCAAGGTTCTTTGTCGAGTGGCCCGCCCCGCACCGCCCGCATCAGGTGCGGCTCGAAGGCGGCGACTGCTCGTCGGACTCCTATTGCTATCCATGA
- a CDS encoding SDR family NAD(P)-dependent oxidoreductase → MRSAQAVAVITGASQGIGAALVHAFRSRNYRVVATSRSIKPSDDPDIATVQGDVADPKTANLVFKEAMDRFDRVDTLVNNAGMFMAKPFTAYSNDDYAAYMATNVTGFFHMTQRAIEVMNSEGSGHVVTVTTSLVDQPMTSVPAVLASLTKGALNAATKSLAIEYAKNGVRVNAVSAGIIKTSMHPLEAYQVLASLHPMGRMGEVSDIVDAVMYLDSAGFVTGEILHVDGGQAAGHHAIK, encoded by the coding sequence ATGAGATCAGCTCAGGCAGTGGCCGTGATAACGGGGGCATCGCAGGGAATCGGCGCAGCGCTCGTCCATGCCTTCAGAAGCCGCAACTACCGGGTCGTTGCGACTTCGCGATCTATCAAACCAAGCGACGATCCTGATATCGCGACGGTGCAAGGAGATGTGGCCGACCCGAAGACAGCTAATCTGGTGTTCAAGGAAGCGATGGATCGCTTCGACCGTGTCGACACGCTGGTCAACAACGCCGGTATGTTCATGGCCAAGCCGTTTACCGCCTATTCGAACGATGACTACGCTGCCTATATGGCCACCAATGTCACGGGCTTCTTTCACATGACCCAACGTGCGATAGAGGTCATGAATAGCGAAGGAAGTGGTCATGTCGTGACTGTCACGACCAGCCTGGTTGACCAGCCGATGACCAGCGTGCCGGCCGTACTCGCATCTCTCACCAAGGGTGCCTTGAACGCCGCGACGAAATCGCTCGCGATAGAGTACGCAAAAAATGGCGTGCGTGTGAATGCAGTTTCGGCGGGAATCATCAAGACCTCGATGCATCCGCTCGAGGCCTATCAGGTCTTGGCCTCGCTACATCCCATGGGCCGAATGGGAGAAGTGTCGGACATCGTTGACGCGGTGATGTACCTGGACTCGGCGGGATTCGTAACTGGAGAAATTCTCCACGTCGACGGAGGACAGGCGGCCGGTCACCATGCGATCAAGTGA